Proteins co-encoded in one Lineus longissimus chromosome 11, tnLinLong1.2, whole genome shotgun sequence genomic window:
- the LOC135495543 gene encoding uncharacterized protein LOC135495543 isoform X1, whose protein sequence is MDDSEDFPDQPSELILNEEPPKDDLYVWVFYKGSFVWKCRIKEESGCVIRGSCKADKETDDEEELYTRMDRLQLTPQMSRRTDEGWVIINLPEPSSVDDVRPRHLDRINKGLDSMGDGIRIKRNKENGCIYGEKLLNSCHIYHAYPMIELEYTQTECLPLALPNMREKCLFNPENYWRRFDANPNRHERPKAVLSIGERWSLTKSLETCSISMTVINAQDLYKYQQKMIPCQIEVSPDTSLEYMGTGEGACDAPIRKSLDCDGGHSRGESHH, encoded by the exons ATGGATGATTCCGAAGATTTCCCCGATCAACCATCGGAACTGATATTAAACGAGGAGCCACCAAAAG ACGACCTCTATGTGTGGGTGTTCTATAAAGGTAGCTTTGTCTGGAAATGTCGCATCAAAGAGGAGAGTGGCTGTGTGATCCGTGGTTCATGCAAGGCAGATAAAGAGACCGACGACGAGGAAGAACTGTATACAAGAATGGACCGGTTACAATTAACACCACAGATGTCAAGGAGGACTGACGAG GGCTGGGTTATCATAAACCTTCCTGAACCATCCTCCGTTGACGATGTGAGACCCCGACATTTAGATCGGATCAACAAAGGTCTAGATTCTATGGGTGATGGCATACGGATTAAGCGGAACAAAGAGAACGGATGTATATATGGCGAGAAACTTCTGAA TTCCTGCCATATCTACCACGCGTATCCTATGATTGAGTTGGAGTATACCCAAACAGAATGTTTGCCACTGGCTCTTCCCAACATGAGAGAAAAGTGTCTATTCAACCCGGAGAACTACTGGAGGAGATTTGACGCGAACCCGAATCGACATGAGCGACCGAAAGCTGTGCTGTCTATCGGCGAAAGATGGTCTCTGACCAAATCATTGGAGACCTGCTCAATATCAATGACTGTTATCAATGCGCAGGACCTGTATAAATATCAACAG AAGATGATCCCATGTCAGATTGAGGTCAGCCCAGACACATCGCTGGAGTACATGGGCACTGGGGAAGGAGCATGTGACGCACCTATACGAAAAAGCCTGGATTGTGATGGTGGACATTCACGCGGGGAATCTCATCATTAG
- the LOC135495543 gene encoding uncharacterized protein LOC135495543 isoform X2, with the protein MDDSEDFPDQPSELILNEEPPKDDLYVWVFYKGSFVWKCRIKEESGCVIRGSCKADKETDDEEELYTRMDRLQLTPQMSRRTDEGWVIINLPEPSSVDDVRPRHLDRINKGLDSMGDGIRIKRNKENGCIYGEKLLNSCHIYHAYPMIELEYTQTECLPLALPNMREKCLFNPENYWRRFDANPNRHERPKAVLSIGERWSLTKSLETCSISMTVINAQDLYKYQQMIPCQIEVSPDTSLEYMGTGEGACDAPIRKSLDCDGGHSRGESHH; encoded by the exons ATGGATGATTCCGAAGATTTCCCCGATCAACCATCGGAACTGATATTAAACGAGGAGCCACCAAAAG ACGACCTCTATGTGTGGGTGTTCTATAAAGGTAGCTTTGTCTGGAAATGTCGCATCAAAGAGGAGAGTGGCTGTGTGATCCGTGGTTCATGCAAGGCAGATAAAGAGACCGACGACGAGGAAGAACTGTATACAAGAATGGACCGGTTACAATTAACACCACAGATGTCAAGGAGGACTGACGAG GGCTGGGTTATCATAAACCTTCCTGAACCATCCTCCGTTGACGATGTGAGACCCCGACATTTAGATCGGATCAACAAAGGTCTAGATTCTATGGGTGATGGCATACGGATTAAGCGGAACAAAGAGAACGGATGTATATATGGCGAGAAACTTCTGAA TTCCTGCCATATCTACCACGCGTATCCTATGATTGAGTTGGAGTATACCCAAACAGAATGTTTGCCACTGGCTCTTCCCAACATGAGAGAAAAGTGTCTATTCAACCCGGAGAACTACTGGAGGAGATTTGACGCGAACCCGAATCGACATGAGCGACCGAAAGCTGTGCTGTCTATCGGCGAAAGATGGTCTCTGACCAAATCATTGGAGACCTGCTCAATATCAATGACTGTTATCAATGCGCAGGACCTGTATAAATATCAACAG ATGATCCCATGTCAGATTGAGGTCAGCCCAGACACATCGCTGGAGTACATGGGCACTGGGGAAGGAGCATGTGACGCACCTATACGAAAAAGCCTGGATTGTGATGGTGGACATTCACGCGGGGAATCTCATCATTAG